A segment of the Necator americanus strain Aroian chromosome IV, whole genome shotgun sequence genome:
TCCACGATTAGGTTTGTTCCTtcacaaataacaaaataaataaataaacaaacaataataaattacaaacaaatacTCAACAGATATATGTATTCAGGTACGGTCAATATTTGCATCGTAAACGCTGCTGTGCTGAAATTTGGTGAATTTGAGGATTTGACCTACAATGACTATAAATTGAACACGAATGTCAACGTTTTAGGGCACATTTATGTGAGTttgagtggattttttttgtctaaataaagaatttttcctactactttactttttttacaattttgtaattttatattttttactattttatttttattatttttttactatttttgctATTTCAGACCATAAAAGCCTTTCTGCCAGAGATGATCGCCGCTAAACGAGGACAAATCGTCTCCATCGGCTCTATTTGTAGTTATTATGGGGAACGTTACGGAACAGCTTACTGGTTTGTAATTTTGACTTAGTTTTACGTAAATAAACATCAACAATCGTCaacaactcgaaaaaaaaacaagaattttgtTCAGCTCTGCAAAATTCGCATGTCGTGGTTTTATGGAAGCGTTGCAAATGGAAATCATTGAGAAAGGCCTTTTCAATAAGATTATTCTCACCTCAATTTTTCCGTACTTCGTTAAAACTGGTTTTATCGAGAACCTGGAGGAGCCATACAGCACGTACGTTGCGTTTTTCCCAtaggaaaagtcttttttcatagaaattatGGAGCGTTCTCAGATTTTTCGACGTTATTCCCCTGGAGAAATGTGCTCGTGAGGTTGTGGAGGCgattctcaaagaaaaacagactCACTTCATTCCAGGAAGTATTGGTCCGCTTTGTGTGTTCTTGAAGTGGTAAGCAGTTGAATATTTCTTAATTAAAATCCAAGCAACTCAttctttatttaaataatttacaCTAAAGAATTTAGTTAAGTTATTCAAACAAACAATTAGAAGTAATAGttgttcaaataaataagaaatgttaaatttaaatttaacatttcttatttatttgaacattTAATTTAAAGAGACCggtttttcattaatttctctcagaagatgaataaataaaataatatagaataaaaaaacttcattcaAATTACTCAaataagtaattaataattgttTTAATTGTTCAGTGTCAATTAAGAATTGTTCAAAtaattcaagtaaaaaaataattcaaatcaCTCAAACAAATACTTAATAATTgttcaaataattcaattcaaaagtTAGAGCGTGTGTAAAGCGACCGGCTTTCATCGGTTCGCCTCAGGAGATGAATAGGAGCCTGATTCGTGACTGCACGCTACTTTAGTTAACTTTCAAGCGTTTTCTCGTTTTCCAAGAGAACATTGCTCCATTTAATTGCACAGTTCAAACGTtataaaaaagtgaatgttcagtttttaaaaaaaaaagtgttttcccTTCCATGTTTCTCGCAGATCATAAAAACTATTTCACCGTTCCTTAATTTCAATTCAGTTCCAACGATTCCTTAAGTTTTCTTACGCTATAAGAGTAAATACtaataacaaacaataataaattagtcaaataataataaatatcaagCAATCATAATATGTAAATATGATAAATTCATATCTACAGTGATAGATGatactttctttcttgtttttatttatcgtATTTCCATaccaaatgaaaaattcttctctgGAGAAATTTGTCCATCTGTCAGTGCagatactaaaaaaaactgttcttaaCCACCACTAATTTCTGCTATTCTACTgatttaaatcaaaatttccgcttgctagaaaatttcttacattaaaggtatcaccccacgaatttggagtggtacgtacgggtttcaggtggattatgtctatacggggtcgtagattatggaaagggggtgattccgtccatttcttcctaattgccgcagaaaacggcgcggaagatgcgacgcatgcacaaggctggcgcgctccaatcgaactcgttgtagaaaatagcgccccggaacgctcgaagccgcaactttagggccgtttttttttacggcaattaggaagaaatggacggaatcacccttctctacATAATcgacgatcctgtatacgaatgctccacctgaaatccgtaccacctcagatttgtggggtgatgtctttaaattcGCCCACAGAATTCGTCGTTCACTGTTAGTGGACCATTATCTCCTACGGATACCTTTTTTCTTACAGTTTCGTCACAAGATCAATTCTTCCGTATGCACGGAAAGTGTTCAACTTCTCCTACGAACCGAGAAGAAAGATGAGCCGTGTCATCGAGACTTGAAGACTCGTGTTAGTGAAATCGTGGAATCCGGAAGAAGACCACATTTGTCAAGTTATATGTGCATAAGTGTAGTGAAATGCGTTTTTGTGTGTGTATTTGCTGTGGGGGCGGCAATTAAGCTttagaaatggacggatcgTCGCGGGATCCTCAACAGACCATCATTTCATGACATGAGTATTTCTATTTGccatttcattcttctttgtttcaaaTGTAATTTTAAACTGAAACTTGTAGTTATCAAGTTTATTTTCTGTACAtaatgtctagtttttttttctcctttttctttctgtataggatttttgtttgtatttaaACGTactatttaaaatttcatatcAACAAAGTGTCGGCATAAATGAAAATTCCGTTGCctattttacacaacaaatcCACTACATCATatacaaagaaaatagaaaaatgatcAACACAGGTGTGAATACGGTAGCTGGTGGTGCCGAATCCGGTTTCCCAGCCGCCACTTTATCGCCACCTTCAAAACCGAGCATACTTCCCTTTCGCAGATGGTCCAAACGCTTATTTTCCTCATCTCCAGACTCCTTCTCGTCATCCTTCGGCAGAACTTTACCGATTTCTTCAACTCCTTCACCTACATTTGGAGTATTCGGCGAATCCTCATCAAGTGAATCCTCATCTTCGAGTTCTGTAGCTCCTCCCTCGGAGGAGTCAAATTCAGCTTCATACGGTTCCAGTGGATTTTGTTCGCCTGTTTCGTCGTCATCTTCATCCAATTCCTGACCAGGCGAAATCGAATCAATATCTTTGTTTTCTAGTTGAGACTCATCGCCtatatttttagaagaatcGGATTCCTTGGATTCCTCTGCCGGTTCAGTCAGTTCATCATCCACTTTCTGACCGACGTCTGCTCCGATTTTACTATCGTCAATTTCTTTAGCAGCGGTGAAGATTTCGTGAACAACTTCTTCAATCTTTTCATctacattttttgttgtatcCGCTGCTTccaaatcattttttaaagcgtCCCCTGGCTGTAGACGATTGTCAAAATCTGTTAAATTGAGTTTCGTGGCCTGTCGTGGAGCCTCGACCTTTTTACCACTTCTTGCCATTTCGGAATCACCTCTATCCTCCCGGGAATCGACGTAGTCGCTTGCTGTCGGTAGCTGTTCGGCCTGTTGTTCGTCACCTTCTTCGTCGTACACAGTTTCATCGTTACCTCCTTCTTTATCAGACTCCGATTGCACTTCTCCAGTACTTGTCGCCGGCTCCAACACTTTCATAGATGTGGAATCTGAAAGGATTATAAATAATTGCCTCTAGCAAAGGCTCGAGAGCTACCTCTGGGTTTCTTGGCACATATAAAAATTACGATTagcatattaaaaaaaattacaggtGAAAAAAGGTCTATGGTTTTCAGTGTCTCCATAGCAAGAGTAGGTAAACATCAGTAATCTCAGGCTGGGAAAAAGGTTTGAGAGGAAATTGGATAGACTAGAACTCTTAAATATCtttaagtaataaataataattaaatataagtataaataataaattttttaaattgttctaGAATGCACTCCATGTTTTTCCGCAAAAGTTATATAAAAGTGCATACTCATTCCTGATTTCAATAACGATAgggatttcaaaaattcagctTCGAAACATCGCCTTCTACGGGTGACGTGACACTTCTTCAGCCTCAACAGCAGTTACGAGCATCGACAACGCGAGGAAACGAGGAGAAACCTCGATGTTCTCACTCAGTACATAAATCTTTGTGTATTTAATAACTTCATCGGAAAAATATCGTCGTTCTACAATTCTGTCAGGTTTATACTTCCTGTTTTAACGCTTTAgagacagcataccacaaatctgacgtgataaGGGAATCCCCGGGAAAAGCTAGGGATGTGGCTGCACATCTGCGGAATCCGGGTTTGCCCCGCTCgtctctccttaatcgtcaTGGAAAACACCGTGGGAACCAATTtagctcctacgaggtacgttagaacgcgtcacACTTCTACACGCTGCGGTTCCCTTAGCAGCGTAACATACCtggctcgcacgtggatgcgtgACGTACGCAAGGGTGACGCGTTGTGGGGGAAatcgtcatgaaaaaaaagacatcttcGTCTTCCACACCGTTTACATCCCTCAAGCTTTTCCCACGGATTCCACCACCACACCAGATTCCTGCTATGCTGCTCCTAACGGTTTGATCGGGAAGAACACCTCATCGTCGTGGATTCAGATCCTCATCGTCGAAAAGAACACCACAATTTAatcgaaaaattcagaaaagtttAGCAGAACCATGGAAATTTTTCGCTACTCTACAGTTATATTTATTAAGATCATCAATATACCACGCATTTCGATTACGCGTAGCCATTCGGAGGTAGTAGAACAAGGATTTTTCATTACAGGATTATCCATACAGGGAAGTTTCAACGAAAACAGACAAACCTAGTGTGATTTGTGGATTTCGCGCATCGCCGACATCCATTTGAATTTGAAGTGGACGAACGAGGTGTTCGAAACCtaaattttttagattttttaaaataataatttaatttttaatttcttctttcaattttttttaactcctAAGTTTAATCTACCAGCaaatttttccgaaaataggaataattttaaaaattaaaagaatcatccgtttttcatcatttctcaGGTTGAATTTCTGCAGGACCACTGCATCTATCGATCCAGTGGGTCGGTTCAATTACCTATTTTGTAGATACATTCGATTTTTGGGTATCCAGGAGAATACGGAAGTACAAATCTATGCTTTACCAGTGAATAGTGAATCGAATTTAGTCTGTGCGCTGCCCTGTCGCTTTTTCCACTCCAGCAACGTCTTGCGCTTCTTGGCATACCTCATCAGGGTCCATAAACAGGTTCGTGGTGTGAGATTAGTGCGTCTTATGCGCAGATCGTCATCATGGCGTTATTCTGTCTTTGCTTAGAGGGTTCACCGCAGTTTGTTACAAATTTACGTGAATAAATGCAGCGGAATATTCgggaaaaaacgagaaaaaaaaatgctgaagaaaaattctacgGGAAATTCTCCTCACAgagtggataaagtgtctggcgttaatcaatccgcttgggatccgccaccaccacgttcacttcaattcggaatcgtttgagattcacgaacgtgttgctggcctaaacaatgacttgcgggtggctagccgatgtgtcaagtcagtgtttttatcctcccagacaagtctggtaccaatttattggacccgaagggatgaagggcttggtgagcactagggcggattcgaaccaccgatccATCGTGcgggcagcggaacctcttaccgcctgtgctacacccgcccgCGTTCTTCACATTGTGATAAAAATCGCAGTTGCTATGCTATTTGTCGCTGAAGCTGAACGTTCGTCCATTCCGTGCCAAACATCTCtgtcttatttttctcattttgtggtgagtaaaaaaataattgctaGAAAAATTTGCCTCTGAGTGAAGAAAGTTTCAGAAAcagaaacttaaaaaaaaataatcaaagtaGCGACGGAGGCGCCTCGTTGAAAATCCGCAGCTTCTGTAAACTACGGTTCCTCAACGAGGCCGACCATGTGCTCCCGGACATTCCTTGCCGCATATCTCCAGAGTGCTGCGGAATAGAGACTCAGAGATAGATCATCCCtccaaagagagaaaaaaggggTGGGATTGgggaagagagagaaaaaagataaaaaaaaactacgacaTACGACACAATCTTCGCAGCTCCACTTTACCTGGAAGAATCCTGCCTTCATCGTCAACAGGCACGAGGACGTTACCATCTGCGTCCACTGTTCCTACACGTGGATCATCGATGGACATATAAATTTCATCCTTAACGAAATTATTTATGggaaatttgttatttatatCAATTATTTATGTCAAACAAAACcttataatttgaaaattataaagtcaggttgaaaattttaatcttGAATAATTCTTGAATTGTAATCTAATgaggaaaacattttaaaaaaaagagagtacGATATACCTCTGCTTCATATTCCAAAGGGAGTGGTGGAAGATCTGGTCCTTCCCGGAGAGCTGTTCCTGGATGAATTATTTGTGTGTTGCCATctgaaaacgaggaaaaaaaacagaatcacAATCAGAATCAATCACAGAATCTACtttcttcacttcaaaaaatccaaacgATTGCTCctccaacaat
Coding sequences within it:
- a CDS encoding hypothetical protein (NECATOR_CHRIV.G13498.T1); protein product: MARESLPRRLFLAFTFIFIYLWIILFKDLPRLLFQRRKKIENQVVVITGGAMGIGKTVSKMMAIQERAKVCILDVNEKEGLKTAEEICYEGGIAHFYRCDVSDPQALCSVAEQIRKDPRLGTVNICIVNAAVLKFGEFEDLTYNDYKLNTNVNVLGHIYTIKAFLPEMIAAKRGQIVSIGSICSYYGERYGTAYCSAKFACRGFMEALQMEIIEKGLFNKIILTSIFPYFVKTGFIENLEEPYSTFFDVIPLEKCAREVVEAILKEKQTHFIPGSIGPLCVFLKCFVTRSILPYARKVFNFSYEPRRKMSRVIET
- a CDS encoding hypothetical protein (NECATOR_CHRIV.G13499.T1), with the translated sequence MHPSTLFLLQFLVTGSFASPLHNAFRRSRRDGNTQIIHPGTALREGPDLPPLPLEYEAEDEIYMSIDDPRVGTVDADGNVLVPVDDEGRILPGFEHLVRPLQIQMDVGDARNPQITLDSTSMKVLEPATSTGEVQSESDKEGGNDETVYDEEGDEQQAEQLPTASDYVDSREDRGDSEMARSGKKVEAPRQATKLNLTDFDNRLQPGDALKNDLEAADTTKNVDEKIEEVVHEIFTAAKEIDDSKIGADVGQKVDDELTEPAEESKESDSSKNIGDESQLENKDIDSISPGQELDEDDDETGEQNPLEPYEAEFDSSEGGATELEDEDSLDEDSPNTPNVGEGVEEIGKVLPKDDEKESGDEENKRLDHLRKGSMLGFEGGDKVAAGKPDSAPPATVFTPVLIIFLFSLYMM